From a region of the Bradysia coprophila strain Holo2 chromosome X unlocalized genomic scaffold, BU_Bcop_v1 contig_173, whole genome shotgun sequence genome:
- the LOC119068117 gene encoding syndetin yields MDEIKSKFRDLIQKQQNRNIKIPAMGFSEYFIQNLSSPIETPTTTTKISKLPTDRRLPDQEILDATEEIYFQENVNCGEYELKKFNSTTLDYGTVEQAMIVLKQQHKVVSKKVLQNILEQRTACNDEFSQINETEKILNDSLVVCRSARSYLNFAKKNLTTTSLEILATYKKRETLQGLLETLHTIKKVRSYESQLQQLLNDGNYSGAISILLECKNLAENYSQYHCVEALSLKLQDTIMLTELQLDNVLNEMTQTFDTKKYSKLQEAYKMLGKTMIAMDQLHMNFISAIHTSAFTVLRQNTETNSDEKQKMLFEQMCENVPAEKYITCLIELCKFFWSILVCYYQVTMWHQNIQLFGKTDEPNDEYIQQKFKNGQSRIWNDIQSKICVYLSSSKLHTLKYEQFIQVLSVVQRLKKVGIEFCGENSLNLLDSMKVQSVAFFRRYHAASLEEICLFLDNEAWMPINSFSSVLQLQEFRSVKKSLQRYLNAAETGEKVTPTLSTNVNKKPTENGDLDNESSTHSQDGSSVYGSCGYFYRFSEKSSPFDGGFDEAMLEEDILAGIADESSCYFSEESEEEQLDSMSNRISIKESCNSTNTSVIVNNSSLNVLRCIGRYLQMCRLLHSISGQIIASMTELIDFYTFVVHDVFGNDLPVPKENLYTERLLNNLSRISQDVVPKVKTWPPPFSMIQMELCNTESSYGLVQRIVGVESSISLVQQFNQLRNYMEHLLPPNDRLALLDFLDTTTEYINDLRKPIFMCVTARAIDLQNVLTSMAKVKWDVNHVNVEHSSYVDNLNRGVQSFQMRLSEINGVVQVPATAVWDSLAHVLTHTLVEGYANAKKCSAGGRALMQLDFAYFMSILELMSNCKFPHHRTYVDAYIKAFYMPKDLMEEWIVEQKQRREYSNKQLISLISGTCVNDKKTRQKLLAIVENTVICGSPS; encoded by the exons ATGgacgaaataaaatcaaagtttcGTGATTTAATTCAAAAGCAG CAAAATCGAAATATCAAAATACCAGCAATGGGATTTTCCgaatatttcatacaaaacttaTCCAGTCCAATCGAAACAcccacaacaacaacgaaaatttccaaattgcCAACAGATCGACGGCTTCCCGACCAAGAAATTTTGGATGCAACCGAAGAGatttattttcaagaaaatgtcaATTGCGGTGAATACGAACTTAAG aaatttaacaGCACAACATTAGATTACGGTACCGTTGAGCAAGCAATGATAGTGTTAAAGCAACAGCACAAAGTGGTCTccaaaaaagttttacaaaacattttggaaCAGCGAACGGCTTGCAATGACGAATTTTCCCAGATCAATGAG actgaaaaaattctaaacGATTCGCTGGTGGTGTGTCGAAGTGCTCGATCCTACTTGAATTTCGCTAAAAAGAATCTCACCACAACCAGTCTCGAAATACTGGCGACTTACAAGAAGCGAGAAACACTGCAGGGATTGCTGGAAACGTTGCATACGATCAAAAAGGTCAGATCATACGAGTCACAGCTGCAGCAATTGCTGAATGACGGCAACTATTCGGGTGCGATTTCAATTCTGTTGGAGTGCAAGAATTTGGCAGAGAATTACAGTCAATACCATTGCGTCGAGGCGTTGTCGTTGAAGTTACAGGATACGATAATGTTGACCGAGTTGCAGCTGGATAATGTACTTAATGAG ATGACCCAAACGTTTGAcacgaaaaaatattcgaaactTCAAGAAGCCTATAAAATGCTTGGGAAGACCATGATTGCAATGGATCAG CTCCACATGAACTTTATATCGGCAATTCATACCAGCGCGTTCACTGTCCTGCGCCAGAACACCGAAACCAACTCCGACGAAAAGCAGAAGATGCTGTTCGAACAAATGTGTGAGAACGTACCAGCCGAAAAGTACATAACATGTCTGATAGAATTGTGCAAATTCTTCTGGTCCATACTCGTCTGTTACTATCAAGTGACAATGTGGCATCAGAATATCCAGCTGTTTGGAAAGACCGACGAACCGAACGATGAGTATATTCAGCAGAAGTTCAAAAACGGCCAATCTCGCATCTGGAATGATATTCAGTCGAAGATTTGCGTGTATTTGTCTAGCAGCAAGTTGCACACATTGAAGTACGAACAATTCATTCAAGTGTTGTCCGTCGTGCAACGATTGAAAAAGGTCGGTATTGAGTTTTGCGGCGAAAATTCGTTGAATTTGCTGGACAGCATGAAAGTGCAAAGTGTGGCATTCTTTCGACGCTATCATGCAGCTAGCTTggaagaaatttgtttatttctgGACAATGAGGCTTGGATGCCGATAAATTCCTTTAGCTCCGTTCTTCAATTGCAAGAATTTCGATCCGTGAAAAAATCATTGCAACGATACTTAAACGCTGCCGAGACAGGAGAAAAGGTGACACCGACATTGAGCaccaatgtaaataaaaagcCGACGGAAAATGGGGATCTGGACAACGAATCGTCCACACATTCGCAAGACGGAAGTTCAGTGTATGGGTCCTGTGGATATTTCTATCGTTTTTCGGAAAAAAGTTCGCCATTCGACGGAGGTTTCGATGAGGCAATGCTGGAAGAAGACATTTTGGCCGGTATTGCTGACGAATCGTCTTGCTATTTTTCGGAGGAAAGTGAAGAGGAACAGCTTGATAGTATGTCCAATCGCATCAGCATCAAAGAAAGTTGCAATTCAACGAACACGTCAGTCATTGTGAACAATTCATCGTTGAACGTTTTGCGTTGCATCGGACGTTACCTGCAAATGTGTCGCTTATTGCATTCAATATCCGGCCAAATTATTGCTTCGATGACCGAGCTGATAGATTTTTATACCTTTGTGGTTCATGACGTTTTCGGCAACGACTTG CCTGTTCCAAAAGAAAACTTGTACACGGAGCGATTGTTGAATAACCTATCCAGGATATCGCAAGATGTTGTACCCAAAGTTAAGACATGGCCACCGCCATTCTCCATG ATCCAAATGGAGCTGTGTAACACCGAATCATCGTACGGTCTTGTTCAACGCATCGTTGGTGTCGAAAGCTCTATATCACTCGTTCAGCAGTTCAATCAATTGCGCAATTATATGGAACATTTGCTGCCGCCGAACGATCGTCTTGCACTGCTTGATTTCCTGGACACAACGACCGAATACATAAACGATTTGCGAAAGCCCATTTTCATGTGTGTAACAGCACGAGCAATcgatttgcaaaatgttttgacGTCGATGGCTAAAGTGAAATGGGACGTTAATCATGTCAACGTTGAGCACAGTTCGTATGTGGATAACTTGAATCGC GGCGTACAATCATTCCAAATGCGATTATCCGAAATCAATGGAGTCGTTCAAGTGCCTGCAACAGCGGTATGGGATAGTTTGGCTCACGTATTAACACATACCTTAGTCGAAGGCTATGCCAACGCAAAAAAGTGTTCAGCTGGTGGCCGGGCATTGATGCAATTAGATTTTGCCTATTTCATGTCCATTTTGGAATTGATGTCGAACTGCAAATTTCCGCACCATCGCACCTATGTCGATGCGTACATCAAAGCATTCTACATGCCAAAGGATTTGATGGAAGAATGGATTGTGGAGCAGAAACAGCGTCGCGAATATTCGAATAAACAATTGATCAGTTTGATCAGTGGTACGTGTGTCAACGATAAGAAAACGCGGCAGAAATTGTTGGCTATTGTAGAGAACACTGTGATTTGTGGCAGTCCATcgtaa